In the Sandaracinus amylolyticus genome, GAGCTCGAGGATCGGCTCTCGCCGCTCTTGAAACGACTCGGGCTCGCGCCCGGGATCATCGCGTCGCTCTCGGGCGTTCAAGCGCGTCGCTTCTGGGACGAGGGCGTGCAGCCGAGCGACGTCGCCGCGCGGGCGGGCGAGAAGGCGATCGCCGCGTCGGGCATCGATCGCGCGCGCATCGGCGTGCTGGTGAACACGAGCGTCTGCCGCGACTTCGTCGAGCCCTCGACCGCGTCGATCGTGCATCGCCACCTCGCGCTCTCGCCGCGTTGTCGCAACTTCGATCTCGCGAACGCGTGCCTCGGGTTCCTCGACGGCATGGAGCTCGTCGCGGCGATGATCGAGCGCGGCGCGATCGACGCGGCGCTCGTGGTCGACGGAGAGGGCAGCCGCTTCGCGGTCGAGAAGACGATCGATCGCCTCAACGCGAGCGGCGATGCGCGGGCGCTCGGCGAGGAGTTCGCGACCCTCACGCTGGGATCGGGCGCCGCCGCGATGGTGCTCTGCCGCCGCGATCTCGCGCCGGCGGGCCACACGTTCCGCGGCGGTGTGTCGCTCGCCGCGACCGACTGGAACCACCTCTGCCGCGGCCACGCCGATCGTATGATCACCGACGCGCAGAAGCTGCTGACGCAGGGGCTCGACCTCGCGTCCAAGACGTTCGATCTCGCGCGCACCGAGCTCGGGTGGACCCCCGACGTGCTCGACGAGGTCGTCATCCATCAGGTCAGCCGACAGCACACCGAGAAGCTCGCCGCGCAGCTCGGTGTCGCGCCCGCGAAGATCCACGCGATCTTTCCCGAGCACGGCAACGTCGGCCCGGCGTCGGTGCCGATCGTCCTCGCGAAAGCCGCGGAGATCGGGCGCCTGCGCAGCGGGATGCGCGTGGCGCTCATGGGCATCGGCAGCGGCCTCAACTGCGCGATGGCGGAGATCGTCTGGTGAGCGTCTCGATCGATCGACGCATCTATCCGTTCGAGGGTCGCCGATTCGATCGCGGCGGCGGCATCCGCATGCACTACCTCGACGAGGGGCCGCGTGAGGCGCCCGTCGTGGTGATGGTGCACGGCAACCCGAGCTGGTCGATCTACTTCCGCGCGCTCGTGCTCGCGCTGCGCGACACCCATCGCTGCATCGTCCCGGATCACGTCGGGATGGGGCTCTCCGACAAACCGAGCGACGTCGACTACGAGTACACGCTCGGCTCGCGCATCGACGATCTCGGCAAGCTCCTCGATCACCTCGGCGTCGCTCGCGAGATCACGCTCGTCGTGCACGACTGGGGCGGCGGCATCGGCTTCGGCTGGGCCACGCGCCACGCCGATCGCGTCGCGCGCCTCGTCGTGCTCAACACCGCGGCGTTCCACCTGCCGCAGAGCAAGGCGTTCCCCGCCGCGCTGCGTCTGACGCGCACCCCGCTCGGCGCGCTGCTGGTCCGCGGCGGAAACGCGTTCGCGCGCGGCGCCGCGTACACCTGCGTGACGCGCAAGCCGATGTCGCGCGAGCTCCGCCGCGCCTATCTCGCGCCCTATTCGGACTGGGACTCGCGCATCGCGACGCTGCGCTTCGTGCAGGACATCCCGCTCCAGCCGAGTGATCGCGCGTACGCGCGCATCGACGAGATGGCGGAGGGGCTCGCGCAGTTCCGCCGGACGCCGACGCTGATCGCGTGGGGCATGCGCGACTTCGTGTTCGATCACCACTTCCTCGCGGAGTGGGAGAAGCGGATGCCGCACGCCGAGGTGCATCGCTTCGCCGACGCGGGCCACTACGTGCTCGAAGACGTGCCCGAGGTGATCGTCCCGCTCGTGAAGCGCTTCCTCGCCGATCACCCGCTCGATCGCGAGCGCGCGGCGTGAGCGCCGACTCCGCGAACATCGCGGCGCACCTGCCGCGCGTCGCGCGCGAGCAGCCCTTCACGCCGGCGGTGTTCGCGCCCGCGGGACGCGATGCGCGCGGTCGTCCGCGGTACGTGCACTGGACCTATCGCCAGCTCGACGAGGAGAGCGATCGCCTCGCGCGCGGCCTGCGCGACGTCGGCATCGGGCCCGGGGTGCGCACCGTGCTGATGGTCCCGCCTTCGCTCGACCTCTTCGCGATGGTGTTCGCGCTGTTCAAGGTCGGCGCGCCGCTCGTGATGGTCGATCCCGGCATCGGCACCAAGCACCTCGGCGAGTGCCTCGATCGCGCCGAGCCGCGCGCGTTCGTCGGCATCCCGAAGGCGCACGCCGCGCGCGCCGTGCTCGGCTGGGCGAAGCGCACGGTCGAGATCACGGTGAACGTCGCGCCGCGCTGGGCGCGTCCGATGGCAGGCCGTCGCGCGTTCTCGATCGACGATCTGCGCGAGCGCGGCGAGCGCGCATCGCAACGATCGATCGCGGAGGTCGCGCCCGAGGATCTCGCGGCGATCCTCTTCACGAGCGGATCGACCGGTCCCCCGAAGGGCGCGCTCTACCGTCACGCGACGTTCAGCGCGCAGGTCGAGTCGATCCGCGCGATGTACGACATTCGTCCCGGCGAGATCGACCTGCCGACGTTCCCGCTCTTCGCGCTCTTCGATCCCGCGCTCGGCATGGTCACGGTCCTGCCCGAGATGGACGCGACGCGTCCCGCCGAGGTCGATCCGCGGAACATCGTCGAGGCGATCGAGGGCTTCGGCGTGACGAACATGTTCGGCTCGCCCGCGCTGCTCGACACCGTGTCGCGCTGGGCAGTCCCGAAGAGCATTCGTTTCCCATCGTTGCGCCGCGTGATCTCCGCGGGCGCGCCGGTTGCGCCGCGCATCCTCGAGCAGTTCTCGACGCTCCTGCCCGAGGGCGCGCGCATCCACACGCCGTACGGCGCGACCGAGTCGCTGCCGGTCGCGACGATCGCGCACGACGAGGTGCTCGGCGAGACGCGCGTGCGCACCGAGCGCGGCGACGGAATCTGCGTCGGTCGCGCGGTGCCCTCGGCGCGCGTCGACGTGATCGCGATCACCGACGATCCGATCGCGCGATGGGACGACGCGCGCGTGCTCCGCGACGGCGAGATCGGCGAGATCG is a window encoding:
- a CDS encoding 3-oxoacyl-ACP synthase III, whose protein sequence is MLFSSVSVASVAYVDAPHRVSSRELEDRLSPLLKRLGLAPGIIASLSGVQARRFWDEGVQPSDVAARAGEKAIAASGIDRARIGVLVNTSVCRDFVEPSTASIVHRHLALSPRCRNFDLANACLGFLDGMELVAAMIERGAIDAALVVDGEGSRFAVEKTIDRLNASGDARALGEEFATLTLGSGAAAMVLCRRDLAPAGHTFRGGVSLAATDWNHLCRGHADRMITDAQKLLTQGLDLASKTFDLARTELGWTPDVLDEVVIHQVSRQHTEKLAAQLGVAPAKIHAIFPEHGNVGPASVPIVLAKAAEIGRLRSGMRVALMGIGSGLNCAMAEIVW
- a CDS encoding alpha/beta fold hydrolase translates to MHYLDEGPREAPVVVMVHGNPSWSIYFRALVLALRDTHRCIVPDHVGMGLSDKPSDVDYEYTLGSRIDDLGKLLDHLGVAREITLVVHDWGGGIGFGWATRHADRVARLVVLNTAAFHLPQSKAFPAALRLTRTPLGALLVRGGNAFARGAAYTCVTRKPMSRELRRAYLAPYSDWDSRIATLRFVQDIPLQPSDRAYARIDEMAEGLAQFRRTPTLIAWGMRDFVFDHHFLAEWEKRMPHAEVHRFADAGHYVLEDVPEVIVPLVKRFLADHPLDRERAA
- a CDS encoding fatty acid CoA ligase family protein, with the protein product MSADSANIAAHLPRVAREQPFTPAVFAPAGRDARGRPRYVHWTYRQLDEESDRLARGLRDVGIGPGVRTVLMVPPSLDLFAMVFALFKVGAPLVMVDPGIGTKHLGECLDRAEPRAFVGIPKAHAARAVLGWAKRTVEITVNVAPRWARPMAGRRAFSIDDLRERGERASQRSIAEVAPEDLAAILFTSGSTGPPKGALYRHATFSAQVESIRAMYDIRPGEIDLPTFPLFALFDPALGMVTVLPEMDATRPAEVDPRNIVEAIEGFGVTNMFGSPALLDTVSRWAVPKSIRFPSLRRVISAGAPVAPRILEQFSTLLPEGARIHTPYGATESLPVATIAHDEVLGETRVRTERGDGICVGRAVPSARVDVIAITDDPIARWDDARVLRDGEIGEIVVRGPQVTHGYVAAPDHTARAKIDTPEGIAHRMGDLGWRDERGRLWFCGRKSHRVALDDGTTLFTIPCEGPFNAHPDVKRSALVAAKREGRTVPVIIVEPWRVMSTGERARLLTELAEIARTNDRTKRIEHFLVHEKFPVDVRHNAKIRREDLGPWATQQLAR